From a region of the Panthera uncia isolate 11264 chromosome B1, Puncia_PCG_1.0, whole genome shotgun sequence genome:
- the CRACD gene encoding capping protein-inhibiting regulator of actin dynamics isoform X2 produces the protein MGTRAFSHDSIFIPDGGAESEQTVQAMSQDNILGKVKTLQRQLSKNIKFGQPPPNAIPMKKADSGEVSLEEDLFLTSPMEIVTQEDIILSDTENKPSDTPSSLSPPNLPGARSEMEEKVAPVKPSRPKRHFSSAGTIESVNLDAIPLAIARLDNSAAKHKLSVKPKNQRVSKKHRRLARDRLHEQGSLPGQLSLDQNGHPGEGRPIWHEEEPELLDSEEEKRCQEEYWLELEAKCKRQKAEAAERRRLEEQRLQALERRLWEENRRQELLEEVGEDEEGDEAELQLEAEKRQHQEERQRLEGQGVQGQERREQEEGRHLEAQEQPPRTQQEEQAVWSGQEAEKQQEEQEERELKELEEQKQLEAEEQQQREEEEQQRQREEELRLQEEQQSLEEEQRRLEEQQQWRREEEEHREREEKRQQEEEQRQREEKLRLQEEQRLQEEQRWEEEAAAERRAEQGKREEVEAQRQQEAEGREAASVQEERWQPLDVERSSRSPVQVDFADKSGKREHLQPEKQREHSEESRICEKQSQEAEPCGEQQAQGGDFPGHGRRARQEKRQEANMQPPRKQEAKVEETLAAGEKKEAAAPEKDRKVEELRWQEVDERQTTPRPYTFQVSSGGKQILFPKVNLSPVTPLKDAGLASAPQEPKTPRASPASHALPSSLSVPHTAILVTGAQLCGPAVNLSQIKDTACKSLLGLSEEKKHVDVPALENPPRASVDPRSGSGKARPPQESPSSVAALAEWASIRSRILKNTESEQRVDRDQSRPGDEHTPRGRCDSRGNLRRIPPVNAKFSIMPAWQKFSDGGTETSKPNTEAESIRKRPVLGPNDGSAPQPLATYEHPKGTEKLEPADSTEGCKFAKDLPSFLVPSPPYPLQKAVAHAEPMIILDSETISGIGKADPATPGQEEKASPFGIKLRRTNYSLRFHCDQQTEQKKKKRHSSTGDSADGGPPVPGSTKGEKETEGVALKHGLSLTPERKQALSTWKNSAERVHSSPAAQLGPQPVAEHDKVANKMPLVQKPALAPKPAGQTPPSSPLSKLSRPYLVELLARRAGKPDPEPGEPCKEGQESRDLWPRSPPPPEKRKAHKRDEEEVVETARKLGSSALSAARPEKPSQTPEAGRKEKPVLQSRHSLDGSKLAEKVETAQPLWITLALQKQKGFREQQATREERKQAREAKQAEKLSRENVGVILQPGSSSISRAGSLHKHSPQLEEKKPETAASRLERREQLKKANTLPTSVTVEISDSAPPAPLVKEVTKRFSTPDAAPVSTEPAWLALAKRKAKAWSDCPQIIK, from the exons CCCAGTGATACGCCAAGTTCTCTGAGTCCTCCGAATCTGCCTGGAGCCAGAAGTGAGATGGAAGAGAag GTGGCTCCAGTTAAACCATCGCGGCCAAAAAGGCACTTCTCTTCTGCTGGAACCATCGAAAGTGTCAACCTAGATGCCATCCCCCTGGCCATCGCGCGTCTGGACAACAGTGCTGCCAAGCACAAACTGTCCGTTAAGCCAAAAAACCAGAGGGTGTCAAAGAAACACAGGCGACTTGCCAGG GATCGACTGCATGAACAAGGTAGCCTTCCGGGTCAGCTGTCCCTGGACCAGAACGGACACCCTGGAGAAGGCAGACCAATTTGGCATGAGGAGGAGCCAGAGCTGCTGGACTCTGAAGAAGAGAAGAGATGCCAAGAAGAATACTGGCTAGAACTTGAGGCCAAGTGCAAACGGCAAAAGGCTGAAGCAGCCGAGAGGAGACGTCTGGAAGAGCAGAGACTCCAGGCCCTGGAGAGGAGGCTTTGGGAAGAGAACAGAAGGCAAGAGCTCTTGGAGGAGGTAGGCGAGGACGAGGAGGGAGACGAGGCAGAGCTACAGCTGGAGGCAGAAAAGAGGCAGCAccaagaggagaggcagagactggaagggCAAGGTGTCCAAGGCCAAGAGCGGAGAGaacaagaggaaggaaggcacCTGGAGGCCCAAGAGCAGCCGCCACGCACACAGCAGGAAGAGCAGGCGGTGTGGAGCGGGCAGGAGGCCgagaagcagcaggaagaacAAGAGGAAAGAGAGTTGAAGGAGCTGGAGGAACAGAAGCAGTTGGAGGCCGAAGAGCAGCaacaaagggaggaggaggagcagcagcGGCAAAGGGAGGAGGAGCTGCGGCTGCAGGAGGAACAGCAGAgtctggaggaggagcagaggcgGCTGGAGGAGCAGCAGCAGTGGAGGCGGGAAGAGGAGGAGCATCGAGAACGAGAGGAGAagaggcagcaggaggaggagcagcGGCAACGAGAGGAGAAGCTTCGCCTGCAGGAGGAGCAGCGCCTGCAGGAGGAGCAGCGAtgggaggaggaggcagcagcagagagaagggcagaacAGGGAAAGCGGGAGGAAGTGGAGGCGCAGAGGCAGCAGGAAGCGGAAGGTCGAGAAGCAGCGAGTGTGCAAGAGGAGAGGTGGCAGCCACTGGACGTGGAAAGGAGCTCAAGGAGCCCAGTTCAGGTGGACTTTGCAGACAAATCAGGCAAACGAGAGCACCTGCAACCCGAGAAGCAAAGAGAACACTCTGAGGAGTCAAGGATTTGCGAGAAGCAGAGCCAGGAGGCTGAGCCATGCGGAGAGCAGCAGGCACAAGGCGGGGATTTTCCCGGGCATGGTCGTCGTGCACGTCAGGAAAAGAGACAAGAAGCTAACATGCAGCCTCCCCGGAAACAAGAGGCGAAGGTAGAAGAGACGCTGGCTGCCggggaaaagaaggaagctgCCGCTCCAGAAAAAGACAGGAAGGTGGAGGAACTTCGGTGGCAGGAAGTGGATGAGAGGCAGACCACGCCCAGGCCCTATACTTTCCAGGTGTCATCCGGAGGGAAGCAGATTCTCTTCCCCAAAGTCAATCTGAGCCCAGTGACGCCCCTGAAGGACGCGGGACTTGCCTCTGCCCCCCAGGAGCCGAAGACCCCCAGAGCCAGCCCGGCCTCCCATGCCTTGCCCTCCTCCCTAAGTGTCCCCCACACAGCCATTCTGGTCACGGGAGCACAGCTCTGTGGCCCGGCCGTTAACCTGAGCCAGATCAAGGACACAGCATGCAAGTCTCTCCTGGGCTTGTCAGAAGAAAAGAAGCACGTGGATGTCCCTGCCCTGGAGAACCCACCCCGAGCATCTGTCGACCCCCGGTCAGGGAGCGGGAAGGCCAGGCCCCCCCAGGAGTCTCCAAGCAGTGTGGCTGCACTAGCCGAATGGGCTTCCATTCGGTCCAGAATTCTGAAgaacacagagagtgagcagcgCGTTGATAGAGACCAGTCTCGGCCAGGTGATGAGCACACTCCCAGGGGCCGTTGTGATTCCCGCGGGAACCTCCGGAGGATCCCCCCAGTAAATGCAAAATTCTCTATTATGCCTGCTTGGCAGAAATTCTCAGATGGTGGCACCGAGACCTCCAAACCTaacacagaagcagagagcaTTAGAAAAAGACCTGTGCTGGGACCCAATGATGGGtcagctccccagcccctggctacTTATGAGCACCCAAAGGGTACAGAGAAACTGGAGccagcagacagcacagagggaTGCAAATTTGCCAAAGACCTCCCATCTTTCCTTGTTCCAAGCCCTCCTTACCCTCTACAGAAAGCAGTGGCCCATGCAGAGCCCATGATCATTTTGGACAGTGAGACCATCAGTGGTATAGGAAAGGCAGACCCCGCAACGCCTGGTCAAGAGGAAAAAGCCTCACCGTTTGGGATAAAATTGAGAAGGACCAACTACTCCTTGCGCTTCCACTGTGACCAACAGAcagaacaaaagaagaagaaaaggcacaGCAGCACCGGGGACAGTGCTGATGGTGGGCCACCTGTACCAGGAAgcacaaaaggagagaaagagacagagggtgtgGCCCTCAAGCATGGCCTGTCCCTAACCCCTGAGAGAAAGCAAGCCCTGTCCACCTGGAAGAACTCTGCTGAAAGAGTACACTCTTCTCCTGCAGCCCAGCTGGGGCCTCAGCCAGTTGCAGAGCACGACAAGGTGGCAAACAAAATGCCATTGGTACAGAAGCCAGCCCTGGCTCCCAAGCCTGCCGGTCagactcccccctcctccccactctccaaaCTGAGCAGGCCCTACCTGGTAGAGCTGCTGGCCCGCCGGGCAGGGAAGCCAGACCCGGAGCCTGGCGAGCCATGCAAGGAGGGTCAGGAGAGCAGGGACCTCTGGCCGCGGTCACCGCCACCCCCAGAGAAAAGGAAGGCACACAAGAGGGATGAGGAGGAAGTTGTAGAAACAGCGAGGAAACTTGGTTCCTCGGCCCTGTCTGCTGCTCGGCCAGAAAAGCCTTCCCAAACCCCTGAGGCCGGGAGGAAAG AAAAGCCTGTTCTTCAGAGCAGGCACTCGTTAGATGGCTCCAAACTTGCAGAGAAGGTTGAAACTGCGCAGCCACTGTGGATAACTTTAGCACTGCAGAAACAGAAGGGGTTTCGGGAGCAGCAAGCTACTCGAGAGGAGAGGAAGCAAGCCAGGGAGGCCAAACAGGCAGAAAAGCTCTCCAGAGAGAAC GTCGGTGTCATCCTGCAGCCTGGAAGCAGCAGTATCAGCAGAGCGGGCTCCTTGCACAAGCACAGCCCACAGCTGGAGGAGAAGAAGCCGGAGACTGCAGCATCCAGGCTTGAGCGCAGGGAACAGCTGAAAAAGGCCAACACTCTTCCCACATCTGTGACAG TGGAGATTTCGGATTCAGCTCCCCCTGCACCGCTGGTCAAAGAAGTCACCAAGAGGTTCTCAACCCCAGACGCTGCCCCCGTGTCAACAGAACCAGCTTGGCTGGCGTTGGCCAAAAGGAAAGCCAAGGCCTGGAGCGACTGTCCACAGATCATTAAGTAG
- the CRACD gene encoding capping protein-inhibiting regulator of actin dynamics isoform X1, which translates to MKKADSGEVSLEEDLFLTSPMEIVTQEDIILSDTENKPSDTPSSLSPPNLPGARSEMEEKVAPVKPSRPKRHFSSAGTIESVNLDAIPLAIARLDNSAAKHKLSVKPKNQRVSKKHRRLARDRLHEQGSLPGQLSLDQNGHPGEGRPIWHEEEPELLDSEEEKRCQEEYWLELEAKCKRQKAEAAERRRLEEQRLQALERRLWEENRRQELLEEVGEDEEGDEAELQLEAEKRQHQEERQRLEGQGVQGQERREQEEGRHLEAQEQPPRTQQEEQAVWSGQEAEKQQEEQEERELKELEEQKQLEAEEQQQREEEEQQRQREEELRLQEEQQSLEEEQRRLEEQQQWRREEEEHREREEKRQQEEEQRQREEKLRLQEEQRLQEEQRWEEEAAAERRAEQGKREEVEAQRQQEAEGREAASVQEERWQPLDVERSSRSPVQVDFADKSGKREHLQPEKQREHSEESRICEKQSQEAEPCGEQQAQGGDFPGHGRRARQEKRQEANMQPPRKQEAKVEETLAAGEKKEAAAPEKDRKVEELRWQEVDERQTTPRPYTFQVSSGGKQILFPKVNLSPVTPLKDAGLASAPQEPKTPRASPASHALPSSLSVPHTAILVTGAQLCGPAVNLSQIKDTACKSLLGLSEEKKHVDVPALENPPRASVDPRSGSGKARPPQESPSSVAALAEWASIRSRILKNTESEQRVDRDQSRPGDEHTPRGRCDSRGNLRRIPPVNAKFSIMPAWQKFSDGGTETSKPNTEAESIRKRPVLGPNDGSAPQPLATYEHPKGTEKLEPADSTEGCKFAKDLPSFLVPSPPYPLQKAVAHAEPMIILDSETISGIGKADPATPGQEEKASPFGIKLRRTNYSLRFHCDQQTEQKKKKRHSSTGDSADGGPPVPGSTKGEKETEGVALKHGLSLTPERKQALSTWKNSAERVHSSPAAQLGPQPVAEHDKVANKMPLVQKPALAPKPAGQTPPSSPLSKLSRPYLVELLARRAGKPDPEPGEPCKEGQESRDLWPRSPPPPEKRKAHKRDEEEVVETARKLGSSALSAARPEKPSQTPEAGRKEKPVLQSRHSLDGSKLAEKVETAQPLWITLALQKQKGFREQQATREERKQAREAKQAEKLSRENVGVILQPGSSSISRAGSLHKHSPQLEEKKPETAASRLERREQLKKANTLPTSVTVEISDSAPPAPLVKEVTKRFSTPDAAPVSTEPAWLALAKRKAKAWSDCPQIIK; encoded by the exons CCCAGTGATACGCCAAGTTCTCTGAGTCCTCCGAATCTGCCTGGAGCCAGAAGTGAGATGGAAGAGAag GTGGCTCCAGTTAAACCATCGCGGCCAAAAAGGCACTTCTCTTCTGCTGGAACCATCGAAAGTGTCAACCTAGATGCCATCCCCCTGGCCATCGCGCGTCTGGACAACAGTGCTGCCAAGCACAAACTGTCCGTTAAGCCAAAAAACCAGAGGGTGTCAAAGAAACACAGGCGACTTGCCAGG GATCGACTGCATGAACAAGGTAGCCTTCCGGGTCAGCTGTCCCTGGACCAGAACGGACACCCTGGAGAAGGCAGACCAATTTGGCATGAGGAGGAGCCAGAGCTGCTGGACTCTGAAGAAGAGAAGAGATGCCAAGAAGAATACTGGCTAGAACTTGAGGCCAAGTGCAAACGGCAAAAGGCTGAAGCAGCCGAGAGGAGACGTCTGGAAGAGCAGAGACTCCAGGCCCTGGAGAGGAGGCTTTGGGAAGAGAACAGAAGGCAAGAGCTCTTGGAGGAGGTAGGCGAGGACGAGGAGGGAGACGAGGCAGAGCTACAGCTGGAGGCAGAAAAGAGGCAGCAccaagaggagaggcagagactggaagggCAAGGTGTCCAAGGCCAAGAGCGGAGAGaacaagaggaaggaaggcacCTGGAGGCCCAAGAGCAGCCGCCACGCACACAGCAGGAAGAGCAGGCGGTGTGGAGCGGGCAGGAGGCCgagaagcagcaggaagaacAAGAGGAAAGAGAGTTGAAGGAGCTGGAGGAACAGAAGCAGTTGGAGGCCGAAGAGCAGCaacaaagggaggaggaggagcagcagcGGCAAAGGGAGGAGGAGCTGCGGCTGCAGGAGGAACAGCAGAgtctggaggaggagcagaggcgGCTGGAGGAGCAGCAGCAGTGGAGGCGGGAAGAGGAGGAGCATCGAGAACGAGAGGAGAagaggcagcaggaggaggagcagcGGCAACGAGAGGAGAAGCTTCGCCTGCAGGAGGAGCAGCGCCTGCAGGAGGAGCAGCGAtgggaggaggaggcagcagcagagagaagggcagaacAGGGAAAGCGGGAGGAAGTGGAGGCGCAGAGGCAGCAGGAAGCGGAAGGTCGAGAAGCAGCGAGTGTGCAAGAGGAGAGGTGGCAGCCACTGGACGTGGAAAGGAGCTCAAGGAGCCCAGTTCAGGTGGACTTTGCAGACAAATCAGGCAAACGAGAGCACCTGCAACCCGAGAAGCAAAGAGAACACTCTGAGGAGTCAAGGATTTGCGAGAAGCAGAGCCAGGAGGCTGAGCCATGCGGAGAGCAGCAGGCACAAGGCGGGGATTTTCCCGGGCATGGTCGTCGTGCACGTCAGGAAAAGAGACAAGAAGCTAACATGCAGCCTCCCCGGAAACAAGAGGCGAAGGTAGAAGAGACGCTGGCTGCCggggaaaagaaggaagctgCCGCTCCAGAAAAAGACAGGAAGGTGGAGGAACTTCGGTGGCAGGAAGTGGATGAGAGGCAGACCACGCCCAGGCCCTATACTTTCCAGGTGTCATCCGGAGGGAAGCAGATTCTCTTCCCCAAAGTCAATCTGAGCCCAGTGACGCCCCTGAAGGACGCGGGACTTGCCTCTGCCCCCCAGGAGCCGAAGACCCCCAGAGCCAGCCCGGCCTCCCATGCCTTGCCCTCCTCCCTAAGTGTCCCCCACACAGCCATTCTGGTCACGGGAGCACAGCTCTGTGGCCCGGCCGTTAACCTGAGCCAGATCAAGGACACAGCATGCAAGTCTCTCCTGGGCTTGTCAGAAGAAAAGAAGCACGTGGATGTCCCTGCCCTGGAGAACCCACCCCGAGCATCTGTCGACCCCCGGTCAGGGAGCGGGAAGGCCAGGCCCCCCCAGGAGTCTCCAAGCAGTGTGGCTGCACTAGCCGAATGGGCTTCCATTCGGTCCAGAATTCTGAAgaacacagagagtgagcagcgCGTTGATAGAGACCAGTCTCGGCCAGGTGATGAGCACACTCCCAGGGGCCGTTGTGATTCCCGCGGGAACCTCCGGAGGATCCCCCCAGTAAATGCAAAATTCTCTATTATGCCTGCTTGGCAGAAATTCTCAGATGGTGGCACCGAGACCTCCAAACCTaacacagaagcagagagcaTTAGAAAAAGACCTGTGCTGGGACCCAATGATGGGtcagctccccagcccctggctacTTATGAGCACCCAAAGGGTACAGAGAAACTGGAGccagcagacagcacagagggaTGCAAATTTGCCAAAGACCTCCCATCTTTCCTTGTTCCAAGCCCTCCTTACCCTCTACAGAAAGCAGTGGCCCATGCAGAGCCCATGATCATTTTGGACAGTGAGACCATCAGTGGTATAGGAAAGGCAGACCCCGCAACGCCTGGTCAAGAGGAAAAAGCCTCACCGTTTGGGATAAAATTGAGAAGGACCAACTACTCCTTGCGCTTCCACTGTGACCAACAGAcagaacaaaagaagaagaaaaggcacaGCAGCACCGGGGACAGTGCTGATGGTGGGCCACCTGTACCAGGAAgcacaaaaggagagaaagagacagagggtgtgGCCCTCAAGCATGGCCTGTCCCTAACCCCTGAGAGAAAGCAAGCCCTGTCCACCTGGAAGAACTCTGCTGAAAGAGTACACTCTTCTCCTGCAGCCCAGCTGGGGCCTCAGCCAGTTGCAGAGCACGACAAGGTGGCAAACAAAATGCCATTGGTACAGAAGCCAGCCCTGGCTCCCAAGCCTGCCGGTCagactcccccctcctccccactctccaaaCTGAGCAGGCCCTACCTGGTAGAGCTGCTGGCCCGCCGGGCAGGGAAGCCAGACCCGGAGCCTGGCGAGCCATGCAAGGAGGGTCAGGAGAGCAGGGACCTCTGGCCGCGGTCACCGCCACCCCCAGAGAAAAGGAAGGCACACAAGAGGGATGAGGAGGAAGTTGTAGAAACAGCGAGGAAACTTGGTTCCTCGGCCCTGTCTGCTGCTCGGCCAGAAAAGCCTTCCCAAACCCCTGAGGCCGGGAGGAAAG AAAAGCCTGTTCTTCAGAGCAGGCACTCGTTAGATGGCTCCAAACTTGCAGAGAAGGTTGAAACTGCGCAGCCACTGTGGATAACTTTAGCACTGCAGAAACAGAAGGGGTTTCGGGAGCAGCAAGCTACTCGAGAGGAGAGGAAGCAAGCCAGGGAGGCCAAACAGGCAGAAAAGCTCTCCAGAGAGAAC GTCGGTGTCATCCTGCAGCCTGGAAGCAGCAGTATCAGCAGAGCGGGCTCCTTGCACAAGCACAGCCCACAGCTGGAGGAGAAGAAGCCGGAGACTGCAGCATCCAGGCTTGAGCGCAGGGAACAGCTGAAAAAGGCCAACACTCTTCCCACATCTGTGACAG TGGAGATTTCGGATTCAGCTCCCCCTGCACCGCTGGTCAAAGAAGTCACCAAGAGGTTCTCAACCCCAGACGCTGCCCCCGTGTCAACAGAACCAGCTTGGCTGGCGTTGGCCAAAAGGAAAGCCAAGGCCTGGAGCGACTGTCCACAGATCATTAAGTAG